The Prunus persica cultivar Lovell chromosome G7, Prunus_persica_NCBIv2, whole genome shotgun sequence genome has a segment encoding these proteins:
- the LOC18770847 gene encoding uncharacterized protein LOC18770847, producing the protein MGSPSTATLVLLFTFCLSLSTLSLATDDGAIKGVDLENPVLDVSPAPLSTPGSKDVLLCERVRVSGISRLRLGSYASSLRITLSPSLGIPEKLYSKIEVCFHRNNSLVLCQCEKDNWKNLQKELWSTVMSPYDEKYIDVRFNDEIPGSVTITVEEDSQKWRLVCLALGFFLLLLAPIISSWVPFYYSSSMAIGVFLVIIILLFQGMKLLPTGRKNVFYLTIYGSLLGAGSFLFHQFSMLVNSILLNFGLSEEMHNPVSVFLLVGIILAGAALGYWIVRRFVVSKDGTVDVGIAQFVKWAMRIIGTTSILQSTLDTPLAVGALVSCWIICKLISSLKRHQLGAWSGSPWLQQGRQVKGRHGRPEFLSRSSPQKKNWKSPSTLSAWSDSPVKGVMSPSFRARDQQEYYSTFHKMQSRKKFTKKEWDDFTQQSTRQAIAEWASSPEVTDWIIEHADRIQLLPSESSDETVGSASDSTDENVVGTDRVGFLKW; encoded by the exons GTGTTGATCTTGAAAACCCAGTACTAGATGTCAGCCCAGCACCGCTTTCTACTCCTGGTTCTAAAGATGTTTTATTGTGTGAACGAGTACGAGTTTCTGGTATATCCAGGCTAAGACTTGGGAGTTATGCAAGTTCACTTCGAATTACTTTGTCTCCATCTCTTGGAATCCCAGAGAAATTGTATAGCAAAATTGAGGTTTGCTTTCACAG GAATAATTCTCTTGTACTATGTCAGTGTGAAAAGGATAATTGGAAAAATCTTCAGAAAGAGTTATGGAGCACTGTTATGTCCCCTTATgatgaaaaatatattgatGTCAGGTTCAATGATGAAATACCTGGTTCGGTCACCATTACTGTTGAAGAAG ATTCTCAGAAATGGCGCCTTGTGTGCCTAGCACTGGGATTCTTTTTACTATTGCTGGCACCAATTATCAGCAGTTGGGTTCCTTTTTATTATAGCAGTTCAATGGCTATAGGAGTTTTTCTGGTCATTATAATCCTTCTTTTCCAG GGAATGAAGTTGTTGCCAACTGGAAGAAAAAATGTCTTCTATCTTACTATCTATGGATCACTG CTTGGAGCAggatcttttctttttcatcaaTTTTCTATGCTGGTAAATTCAATTCTTCTAAATTTTGGGCTAAGTGAAGAGATGCACAACCCG GTCTCAGTATTTTTACTAGTGGGAATTATCCTCGCGGGAGCTGCATTAGGGTACTGGATTGTGAGGAGGTTTGTCGTCTCAAAAGATGGAACAGTAGATGTTGGTATAGCCCAATTTGTTAAGTGGGCGATGCGCATAATTGGAACCACCTCCATCTTGCAG AGCACTCTCGATACTCCTTTAGCAGTGGGGGCTTTGGTTTCTTGCTGGATTATCTGCAAGCTCATCAGTTCTCTGAAACG GCATCAGTTGGGTGCTTGGAGCGGGAGTCCTTGGCTCCAGCAGGGTAGACAGGTCAAGGGCAGACACGGTCGTCCAGAATTTCTTAGCAGGTCTAGCCCACAAAAGAAGAACTGGAAGAGTCCATCGACTCTATCTGCTTGGTCTGACTCTCCTGTCAAag GTGTCATGTCACCATCCTTTAGGGCACGTGATCAACAGGAGTACTATTCAACCTTCCACAAGATGCAAAGCcgaaagaagttcacaaagaAAGAGTGGGATGATTTCACACAGCAATCTACCCGCCAAGCTATAGCAGAATGGGCATCATCTCCTGAAGTCACTGATTGGATCATCGAGCATGCTGACCGTATACAACTCCTTCCAAGCGAGAGTTCAGACGAAACCGTGGGAAGTGCATCAGATTCTACCGATGAGAATGTTGTGGGCACGGATCGAGTAGGTTTTCTCAAGTGGTAG